A single genomic interval of Spirosoma taeanense harbors:
- a CDS encoding glycoside hydrolase family 43 protein — translation MKLVLSSGFVLGALLLSLPGVNLVNEPQPINRQLTQTRFISKNPIVDGWYADPEGVIFGKTYWIYPTYSAPYDEQTFFDAFSSPDLVHWTKHSRILDTQTVKWAKRAVWAPSPVYANGKYYLFFAANDIQNNQEYGGIGVAVSDKPSGPFQDALGKPLIDKFQNGAQPIDPHVYVDDDGQAYLYYGGWRHCNVTKLSKDLLSLVPFADGTTYKEITPDKYVEGPCMLKRNGKYYFMWSEGGWTGPDYSVAYAVSDSPFGPFKREGKILQQDPAVATGAGHHSVIHLPNTDTYYIVYHRRPLGETAANHRVTCIDHLHFNPDGTIKPVQITAEGVTPHLIN, via the coding sequence AGCTAACGCAGACGCGCTTCATCAGTAAAAACCCCATTGTAGACGGCTGGTATGCCGATCCGGAGGGCGTCATCTTCGGCAAAACGTACTGGATTTACCCGACCTATTCGGCTCCCTACGACGAGCAGACGTTTTTCGACGCGTTCTCCTCGCCCGACCTGGTTCACTGGACCAAACACAGCCGGATTCTGGACACCCAAACGGTAAAATGGGCGAAACGGGCGGTCTGGGCGCCCTCGCCCGTGTATGCCAACGGCAAGTACTACCTCTTTTTCGCGGCCAACGATATCCAGAATAATCAGGAATACGGCGGGATTGGCGTGGCGGTATCCGACAAACCATCCGGCCCGTTCCAGGACGCGCTGGGCAAACCCTTGATTGATAAATTCCAGAACGGTGCCCAGCCGATTGACCCGCATGTTTACGTCGATGACGACGGGCAGGCGTATCTGTACTACGGCGGCTGGCGGCACTGCAACGTAACGAAACTAAGTAAAGACCTGCTGAGTCTGGTGCCCTTCGCCGATGGAACAACGTACAAGGAGATTACGCCCGACAAATACGTCGAAGGACCCTGCATGCTCAAGCGCAACGGCAAGTATTACTTCATGTGGTCGGAAGGGGGCTGGACGGGGCCGGATTATTCCGTGGCTTACGCCGTGTCCGATTCGCCCTTTGGGCCGTTTAAACGCGAAGGGAAAATTCTGCAGCAGGACCCCGCCGTCGCGACCGGTGCCGGCCACCACTCCGTCATTCACCTGCCCAATACCGATACGTACTATATCGTCTATCACCGTCGCCCGTTGGGGGAAACGGCCGCCAATCATCGCGTAACGTGCATCGATCACCTTCACTTCAATCCGGACGGCACGATCAAGCCCGTTCAGATCACGGCGGAAGGCGTAACCCCACACTTGATTAACTGA
- a CDS encoding GH92 family glycosyl hydrolase: MRTTYILLALLAGLTTACRQLKPAQTSLNRVESVNPLMGTDSKPSLSNGNTYPAIALPWGMNFWMPQTGRMGDGWAYTYAADRIRGFKQTHQPSPWMNDYGQFSIMPLTGKPYFEEDKRASWYSHKAEVAKPYYYSVYLADHDVTTEIAPTERAASFRFTFPDTDSAQVVIDALDKGSYVRIIPGERKVIGYTTRNSGGVPANFKNYFVLVFDKPFDRQAIWQNGQWVSSRLELQADHAGAVVGFKTRKGEPVHVRVASSFISIEQAERNLNEIGADSFETVKEKAKTAWDRELNRIQVEGGTVEQTRTFYSCLYRSLLFPRKFYELDEGGKVVHYSPYNGKVLPGYMFTDTGFWDTFRSQFPFLNLLYPSLNEHIQEGLANAYKEGGWLPEWASPGLRNTMIGSNSASIVADAYLKGRRNYDINVLYEAVLKNTQHEGPMDAVGRRGVSYYNQLGYVPYDVKINENAARTLEYAYDDFAIYQLAKALKRPQAEIDLFAKRCQNYRNLFDPKTGLMRGRNKDGSFQSPFNPFKWGDAFTEGNSWHYTWSVFHDVQGLMDLMGGSKKFVAKLDSVFTLPPVYDESYYGSVIHEIREMQIANMGQYAHGNQPIQHMIYLYNYAGEPWKTQYWVREVMNRLYLPTPDGYCGDEDNGQTSAWYVFSAMGFYPVCPATDQYVLGAPLFKKMTLQLENGRQIVINAPDNSEQNRYVKALKVNGKASSKNWLSHQALMQGATLTFDMAATPNQGRGTQPADFPYSFSAQKP, from the coding sequence ATGCGAACTACGTATATTCTGCTGGCTCTGTTAGCCGGACTGACAACCGCCTGCCGTCAGCTTAAACCCGCTCAGACCTCCCTCAACCGGGTTGAATCGGTCAACCCACTAATGGGAACCGACTCTAAACCGTCGCTTTCCAATGGCAATACGTATCCGGCCATTGCGCTGCCCTGGGGCATGAATTTCTGGATGCCACAGACCGGTCGAATGGGCGACGGCTGGGCCTATACCTACGCGGCCGATAGAATCCGGGGGTTCAAACAGACGCACCAGCCGTCGCCCTGGATGAACGATTACGGGCAGTTTTCGATCATGCCCCTGACGGGAAAGCCTTATTTTGAAGAAGACAAACGGGCCAGCTGGTATTCGCACAAAGCCGAGGTTGCTAAACCCTATTACTACAGCGTTTACCTGGCCGATCATGACGTAACGACCGAAATTGCTCCAACGGAACGGGCCGCGTCGTTCCGCTTTACGTTCCCCGACACCGACAGCGCCCAGGTGGTTATTGATGCGCTGGATAAGGGCTCGTATGTGCGGATCATTCCCGGCGAGCGTAAAGTGATTGGCTACACAACCCGCAACAGCGGGGGCGTACCCGCCAATTTCAAGAATTACTTTGTGCTGGTCTTCGACAAACCCTTTGACCGTCAGGCCATCTGGCAGAACGGCCAGTGGGTGAGCAGTCGGCTGGAACTACAGGCCGACCATGCCGGGGCGGTGGTGGGTTTCAAAACCCGTAAAGGTGAACCTGTCCATGTTCGGGTGGCTTCATCGTTCATCAGCATCGAACAGGCCGAGCGTAACCTGAACGAAATCGGCGCCGATAGTTTCGAGACGGTCAAAGAAAAGGCGAAGACGGCCTGGGACCGGGAGCTGAACCGGATTCAGGTGGAGGGCGGTACGGTCGAACAGACCCGGACGTTTTATTCGTGTCTCTATCGGTCGCTGCTGTTTCCACGTAAATTCTATGAGCTGGACGAGGGCGGTAAAGTGGTGCATTACAGTCCCTATAATGGCAAGGTCCTGCCCGGCTACATGTTCACCGACACCGGCTTCTGGGATACCTTTCGGTCGCAGTTTCCGTTTCTGAACCTGCTGTATCCGTCGCTGAACGAGCACATCCAGGAAGGACTGGCGAATGCCTACAAGGAAGGCGGCTGGCTGCCCGAATGGGCGAGTCCGGGTCTGCGGAACACGATGATCGGCTCCAATTCGGCGTCGATTGTGGCGGATGCCTATCTGAAAGGCCGACGTAATTATGACATCAACGTACTCTACGAAGCCGTGCTTAAAAATACGCAGCACGAAGGCCCGATGGATGCCGTTGGCCGCCGGGGCGTAAGCTATTACAACCAGCTTGGGTACGTACCCTATGACGTAAAGATCAACGAAAATGCCGCCCGAACGCTCGAATACGCCTACGACGACTTTGCAATTTATCAGTTAGCCAAAGCTCTGAAACGTCCGCAGGCCGAGATCGACCTGTTCGCCAAACGCTGCCAGAACTACCGGAATCTGTTCGACCCGAAAACAGGGCTAATGCGGGGCCGCAACAAAGACGGTTCGTTCCAGTCGCCCTTCAACCCCTTCAAGTGGGGTGATGCTTTCACCGAAGGGAATAGCTGGCACTACACCTGGTCGGTCTTTCACGATGTGCAGGGACTGATGGACCTGATGGGCGGCTCGAAGAAGTTTGTTGCCAAGCTGGATTCGGTCTTTACGTTGCCCCCGGTTTATGACGAAAGCTATTACGGCAGCGTTATACACGAAATTCGGGAGATGCAGATTGCCAACATGGGCCAGTATGCCCACGGCAACCAGCCGATTCAGCACATGATTTACCTCTATAACTACGCGGGCGAACCCTGGAAAACGCAGTACTGGGTACGTGAGGTGATGAACCGCCTATATCTGCCCACCCCCGACGGGTACTGTGGCGACGAGGACAACGGGCAGACCTCGGCCTGGTACGTTTTTTCGGCAATGGGCTTCTACCCGGTCTGTCCCGCTACGGATCAGTACGTGCTAGGCGCGCCCCTGTTCAAGAAGATGACTCTGCAACTGGAAAACGGCAGGCAGATCGTAATCAATGCGCCGGACAACAGTGAGCAGAACCGGTACGTCAAAGCCCTGAAAGTGAACGGTAAAGCAAGCAGTAAGAACTGGCTCAGTCATCAGGCGCTGATGCAGGGCGCTACCCTTACGTTCGACATGGCGGCAACTCCCAATCAAGGGCGGGGGACGCAGCCGGCCGATTTCCCGTATTCGTTTTCAGCCCAGAAGCCCTGA
- a CDS encoding alpha/beta hydrolase produces the protein MNKRFLLSIACFLLINLSVRAGRVDTIQVESKAMHKAIKCVVITPDRYSTAASERFPVVYLLHGYSGNHSDWIRKAPELTSYADRYGVIIACPDGQNSWYLDSPVNPAKRFETFVTGELLPYMDANYRTQADRQHRAITGLSMGGHGALYLAVRHRDLFGQAGSLSGGVDLRPFPNNWDLKNLLGEEATNQSNWDTHSVINVIDSLQNGDLRLMVECGTADFFYEVNRNLHQKLLQRAIAHDYIERPGAHTWDYWRGNIEYQLLFFRKGFPEEK, from the coding sequence ATGAATAAACGCTTTCTTCTTTCAATTGCCTGTTTTCTGCTCATCAATCTTTCGGTTCGGGCGGGGCGGGTCGATACCATTCAGGTCGAGAGTAAGGCCATGCACAAAGCGATCAAGTGCGTGGTCATCACGCCGGATCGATACAGCACGGCCGCCAGTGAGCGGTTTCCGGTGGTGTATCTGCTGCATGGCTACAGCGGCAATCATAGCGACTGGATTCGCAAAGCGCCCGAGCTGACAAGCTATGCCGACCGCTACGGGGTGATTATTGCCTGTCCCGATGGGCAGAATAGCTGGTACCTCGACAGTCCGGTTAATCCGGCGAAACGCTTCGAGACCTTCGTGACGGGCGAACTGCTGCCCTATATGGATGCAAACTACCGCACGCAGGCCGACCGGCAGCACCGGGCCATTACGGGTTTATCGATGGGCGGACACGGAGCGCTGTATCTGGCTGTGCGGCACCGGGATTTGTTTGGGCAGGCGGGTAGTCTGAGTGGTGGGGTAGACCTCCGGCCGTTCCCGAACAACTGGGACCTGAAAAACCTGCTGGGCGAAGAAGCGACCAACCAGAGCAACTGGGACACCCACTCGGTTATCAACGTCATTGATTCGCTGCAGAACGGTGATTTGCGGCTGATGGTCGAATGCGGTACGGCTGACTTTTTCTACGAAGTAAACCGGAATCTGCACCAGAAACTCCTCCAGCGGGCCATCGCCCACGACTATATCGAACGACCTGGCGCCCACACCTGGGACTACTGGCGGGGTAATATCGAATACCAACTGCTGTTCTTTCGCAAAGGCTTCCCCGAAGAAAAATAA